GCTGAGCTTCGTCCGGTCTTGCGTGAGCTTGCCGAGTTGCTCAGTGAGCCGTTGCAACCCATCGATGCACTCTCAGATCAGGAGGCATTCGACCTGCTCGGTTTGCAGGGCGAAGCGCTGCAGTTGGCTTGCACGAGGCGTTGGAGTTTGCCATTTGTTCCTCCTTCCGCTTCTGCGCGGCAACGGTTGCCAGACCTTGCCAACCGGCTTGGTTTTGCAGTTGTTCAGGGCAATCGCATGAGTCATCTGCTCGGCGCAGAGGTCAGCAAGGGTCGAGCCCTCGAGGTTTTGAAGCAGCACAGGGGTGGCGCTCCCGTGCGGGTGCTCGCCCTGGGGGACTCACCCAACGACGAGCCCCTCCTTGAAGCGGGTGATCTTTCCGTTGTGGTGCCTGGTTCGAATGGCCCCCATCCGGTCTTTGCTGACGCCATCGCTCAAGGCCGCTATCAGTTGGCGCAGGCTTGCCATGCTCAGGGCTGGGCTCAGGCGGTTTTTCAGTACGTTCTCAATGAATCGTGCTGATCCTGAACACCTCACACGTTTCCTCAAAGACCGCGTGAATCTCTCTCCAAATCGGGAGCAGACTTGATCAGAGGAATGATCAGGGACTGATGACAGCGATTCAATGTCGATACACCGGTGATTTGCATTGCACCGCTCAGCACGGACCGTCAGGGTCCGTCTTGAACACAGATGCACCCACTGATCATGATGGTCTTGGCGAAAGCTTTTCGCCAACGGACCTGCTGGCGACAGCCCTTGGAACCTGCCTTTTGACCATCATGGGGATCACTGCACGGCGCCGCGGCTGGGACCTCGCCGATGCCTCAGTGATCGTTGAAAAAACAATGACAAGCGAGGGACCACGGCGCATTCAAAGGCTTGAAGCTCAGATCACTCTGCCTGTCTCCCTGAGTCAGCAACAGAAGGCCTTGTTGAAGCGCGTCGCAAATGATTGCCCCGTGAAACGAAATCTCGACTCTTCAATGACAATTGATTTGATCTGGAGCGATGCCAGTCCCACGGCCGATTAGTTGATTTAGCAACGCCAACGAGGCGAGGAGGTTTCGATGAGACTCCAATTCATCCCGATTCACGTCTTTCGCGAAACACCGGCTGTCACCTTTTTTGATGCCGGTGTGTCCGGAACCAACGGAACAGATGTTGTGGTTCACCGGGGTGCGGCCACGTCACCACCCGATGCCAATGGATTTGAGCAGTACTACGTCCATCAGCATCAGGTGGACCACAACTTGGTGCTCGAGGGACAACGCACCTTCATCCTCTTGAATCCTGCTTGGGACCAGTCCCATCACGTCATTCATTTGATTCGGGAGATGGGTGCGCTTCAGATACCGGTAGGCACCTATCACCGCTCAACGTCCGGTGAAACCGGGAGCATGGTGTTGAACCAATCGCTGCGTGATCCCGAATTTGATTTCAAAACTGAGTTCATTCCTGTGAGTTTGGAGGCTCGT
This portion of the Synechococcus sp. ROS8604 genome encodes:
- a CDS encoding HAD-IIB family hydrolase, producing MNKTESLSSTPWWVVTDLDGTLMDHAYNWAPAREAIRGLQMQGIPVIPCTSKTAEEVKSFRAAAGLKDPFIVENGGAVHGETSDGESWELALGCPIAELRPVLRELAELLSEPLQPIDALSDQEAFDLLGLQGEALQLACTRRWSLPFVPPSASARQRLPDLANRLGFAVVQGNRMSHLLGAEVSKGRALEVLKQHRGGAPVRVLALGDSPNDEPLLEAGDLSVVVPGSNGPHPVFADAIAQGRYQLAQACHAQGWAQAVFQYVLNESC
- a CDS encoding OsmC family protein, whose amino-acid sequence is MTAIQCRYTGDLHCTAQHGPSGSVLNTDAPTDHDGLGESFSPTDLLATALGTCLLTIMGITARRRGWDLADASVIVEKTMTSEGPRRIQRLEAQITLPVSLSQQQKALLKRVANDCPVKRNLDSSMTIDLIWSDASPTAD
- a CDS encoding hemagglutinin, which translates into the protein MRLQFIPIHVFRETPAVTFFDAGVSGTNGTDVVVHRGAATSPPDANGFEQYYVHQHQVDHNLVLEGQRTFILLNPAWDQSHHVIHLIREMGALQIPVGTYHRSTSGETGSMVLNQSLRDPEFDFKTEFIPVSLEAREDLRQAKASIPWVWSWKDGHICRSH